A region of Nocardioides sp. JS614 DNA encodes the following proteins:
- a CDS encoding NAD(P)/FAD-dependent oxidoreductase, producing the protein MVEQEMSHYDVIVIGGGIAGVSIGFELSRTATVCLLEMESTLAFHTTGRSAATFLETYGGPEIRALTTGSREFLENPPEFFESELMTPRPLLQFAKQGRGAVIEQLHADVLPLVPDAELLGPDEVAALFPVVRPGYVERGMYEPGAMEMDVAGLHQGYVRGLKANKGEIVKSAPVVGLTRGPESWTVDTADGERRSAAAIVDAAGAWGDVVAEMAGAKPVGLTPLRRTIFMVNSPQGAQTKDLPIFGDIDQSFYVKPEGAQFLCSPADETPCPPMDAKADELEIARAIDEINAATTLNARSVTTSWAGLRSFVPDRNFVVGPDSDVPGFHWFLGQGGYGIQTAPAAARVGAALVRGEELPADLVERGLDAAKLAPHRPGMSVSAGH; encoded by the coding sequence GTGGTCGAGCAAGAGATGTCGCACTACGACGTGATCGTGATCGGCGGCGGGATCGCCGGCGTCTCGATCGGGTTCGAGCTGTCGAGGACCGCCACGGTCTGCCTTCTGGAGATGGAGTCGACGCTCGCGTTCCACACCACGGGGCGCTCGGCCGCCACGTTCCTGGAGACCTACGGCGGCCCGGAGATCCGGGCGCTGACGACTGGGAGCCGCGAGTTCCTCGAGAACCCGCCGGAGTTCTTCGAGTCGGAGCTGATGACGCCGCGCCCGCTCCTGCAGTTCGCCAAGCAGGGACGCGGTGCCGTCATCGAGCAGCTGCACGCCGACGTGCTGCCGCTGGTCCCGGACGCGGAGCTGCTCGGCCCCGACGAGGTCGCCGCGCTGTTCCCCGTGGTCCGACCCGGGTACGTGGAGCGGGGCATGTACGAGCCGGGTGCCATGGAGATGGACGTCGCCGGCCTGCACCAGGGCTACGTCCGGGGCCTGAAGGCCAACAAGGGCGAGATCGTCAAGAGTGCCCCGGTCGTCGGGCTGACCCGCGGTCCGGAGAGTTGGACGGTCGACACCGCCGACGGCGAGCGGCGTTCGGCCGCGGCGATCGTCGATGCCGCGGGCGCCTGGGGCGACGTCGTCGCCGAGATGGCGGGCGCGAAGCCGGTGGGCCTGACGCCGTTGCGGCGGACCATCTTCATGGTCAACTCACCGCAGGGCGCGCAGACCAAGGACCTGCCGATCTTCGGTGACATCGACCAGTCGTTCTACGTCAAGCCCGAGGGGGCGCAGTTCCTCTGCTCGCCCGCCGACGAGACGCCGTGCCCCCCGATGGACGCGAAGGCCGACGAGCTCGAGATCGCCCGGGCGATCGACGAGATCAACGCCGCCACGACCCTGAACGCGCGCAGCGTGACCACCTCGTGGGCCGGCCTGCGCAGCTTCGTGCCCGACCGCAACTTCGTGGTCGGACCCGACTCCGACGTGCCCGGCTTCCACTGGTTCCTCGGCCAGGGCGGCTACGGCATCCAGACGGCTCCGGCCGCGGCGCGGGTCGGCGCGGCCCTCGTGCGGGGCGAGGAGCTGCCCGCCGACCTGGTCGAGCGGGGGCTCGACGCCGCCAAGCTCGCCCCGCACCGCCCCGGCATGTCGGTCTCGGCAGGACACTGA
- a CDS encoding branched-chain amino acid ABC transporter permease — protein sequence MDFLQQVINGLTIGSVYALVAIGFSVVYGALGLVNFAHGDILMAGSFVAFGVHTSFDVPIVLACLVGIGAGILLAGIVEEVAVRPVLKAHLLIPMMTTLGMGLVIRNVVELKWGSGTLPFPSFAGSGFIEIGGLQIARAAVVTLVVAVVTLVGFAAFLRYTRPGFAIRVVAQDMTAARLMGVGVNRTIFAVYGVGGALGVIGGLLYANTLEVVYLGMGFPILLKGFAAAIVGGIGNLQGALIGGLVLGILEATVGPSAGSYRDAIAFFLLIVILLVRPAGLLGARVQERV from the coding sequence GTGGACTTCCTGCAACAGGTCATCAACGGCCTGACCATCGGCAGCGTCTACGCCCTGGTCGCAATCGGCTTCTCCGTCGTGTACGGCGCCCTCGGGCTGGTCAACTTCGCCCACGGCGACATCCTGATGGCCGGTTCGTTCGTGGCGTTCGGGGTGCACACCTCCTTCGACGTGCCGATCGTGCTGGCCTGCCTGGTCGGCATCGGTGCCGGGATCCTGCTCGCGGGGATCGTCGAGGAGGTGGCCGTCCGCCCGGTGCTCAAGGCCCACCTGCTGATCCCGATGATGACCACGCTGGGCATGGGCCTGGTCATCCGCAACGTCGTCGAGCTGAAGTGGGGATCGGGCACCCTCCCGTTCCCGTCGTTCGCCGGCTCGGGCTTCATCGAGATCGGCGGACTCCAGATCGCGCGGGCCGCCGTCGTCACGCTGGTCGTCGCGGTGGTGACGCTCGTCGGGTTCGCGGCCTTCCTGCGCTACACGAGGCCCGGCTTCGCGATCCGGGTCGTGGCCCAGGACATGACCGCCGCCCGGCTGATGGGCGTCGGTGTGAACCGCACGATCTTCGCGGTCTACGGCGTCGGTGGCGCGCTCGGGGTGATCGGCGGGCTGCTCTACGCGAACACCCTCGAGGTCGTCTACCTCGGGATGGGCTTCCCGATCCTGCTCAAGGGGTTCGCCGCGGCCATCGTCGGCGGCATCGGGAACCTCCAGGGCGCCCTCATCGGGGGACTGGTGCTGGGGATCCTCGAGGCGACGGTCGGTCCGTCCGCCGGGTCCTACCGCGACGCGATCGCCTTCTTCCTGCTGATCGTCATTCTGCTCGTCCGCCCCGCCGGCCTGCTCGGCGCCCGTGTCCAGGAGCGTGTGTGA
- a CDS encoding branched-chain amino acid ABC transporter permease codes for MLGFLPRPVIRAAFVGLVVLAFLLPNLTQPYTIRVAATILVFTVFATGLNLILGFAGLLSFGHAAMFGAGAYISARLLLDTGMPLLAVMVISVLGSAVFGLLVGLTSWRVGGDYLALITLGVGQIFYLYLNNAKEVTGGATGLPGIPAGNFFGWDLALIENIYLFILVVTIVTTAFAWLIGRSFLGRAFLAIREDEVIARAHGINVPLTKVIGFGIGSGIAGLAGVLQVLLLGFVGPATFNVDQSILIVEVVLIGGMATTAGPLLGSLLVIGSTEYLRALADYRSMIFGALILIVLLWKPGGLVQILGIGDTRSSSYKFPFSLFGRRRTAGETTPNTHARVEPIAEEVRP; via the coding sequence ATGTTGGGCTTCCTTCCTCGCCCGGTGATCCGGGCAGCGTTCGTCGGGCTCGTGGTGCTGGCCTTCCTGCTCCCGAACCTGACCCAGCCGTACACCATCCGCGTTGCCGCGACGATCCTGGTGTTCACCGTCTTCGCGACCGGGCTCAACCTGATCCTCGGGTTCGCCGGGCTGCTCAGCTTCGGACACGCCGCGATGTTCGGTGCCGGCGCCTACATCTCGGCGCGACTGCTCCTGGACACCGGAATGCCGCTGCTGGCGGTCATGGTGATCTCGGTCCTCGGCAGCGCCGTGTTCGGTCTGCTGGTCGGACTGACCTCGTGGCGGGTCGGCGGCGACTACCTCGCCCTGATCACCCTCGGGGTGGGGCAGATCTTCTACCTCTACCTCAACAACGCCAAGGAGGTGACCGGCGGCGCGACCGGCCTCCCCGGCATCCCGGCCGGCAACTTCTTCGGCTGGGACCTGGCGTTGATCGAGAACATCTACCTCTTCATCCTGGTGGTCACGATCGTGACCACCGCGTTCGCGTGGCTCATCGGCCGCTCCTTCCTCGGCCGTGCGTTCCTCGCGATCCGCGAGGACGAGGTGATTGCCCGGGCCCACGGCATCAACGTCCCGCTCACCAAGGTGATCGGGTTCGGCATCGGGAGCGGGATCGCCGGCCTGGCCGGCGTGCTGCAGGTGCTGCTGCTCGGCTTCGTCGGTCCGGCGACCTTCAACGTCGACCAGTCCATCCTCATCGTCGAGGTCGTCCTGATCGGCGGGATGGCGACGACGGCCGGCCCGCTGCTCGGTTCGCTCCTGGTGATCGGGTCGACCGAGTACCTGCGGGCGCTCGCCGACTACCGCTCGATGATCTTCGGTGCCCTGATCCTGATCGTGCTGCTCTGGAAGCCCGGCGGCCTGGTGCAGATCCTCGGGATCGGTGACACCAGATCGTCGAGCTACAAGTTCCCGTTCTCCCTGTTCGGCCGGCGTCGCACGGCCGGTGAGACGACGCCCAACACCCACGCTCGGGTCGAACCGATCGCCGAGGAGGTGCGGCCATGA
- a CDS encoding ABC transporter ATP-binding protein — MTAATLDAPIFKATDVGCRFGGVVALDKVDFEVGQSEIVGLIGPNGSGKTTLLNVLSGIYRPSGGSLEIDGEPSRFKSSRVLSRKHGLARTFQNIRLCPSLTVRDNVLIGMHATFRWYDALWVFGKASRERKADEFVTEVLEFVGIADKRDEIATDLAYGDQRRVEIARALATSPRLLLLDEPAAGMNPREARVLVDLINRIHQERKISVVVIEHNMNVVMNTASRVMVLDAGLCIAHGDPKTVSADSHVLEAYLGKRFRDA; from the coding sequence ATGACCGCCGCCACGCTGGACGCTCCGATCTTCAAGGCCACCGATGTCGGCTGCCGCTTCGGCGGCGTCGTGGCCCTGGACAAGGTCGACTTCGAGGTCGGGCAGAGCGAGATCGTCGGGCTGATCGGACCGAACGGCTCCGGGAAGACCACGCTGCTCAACGTGCTGTCGGGCATCTACCGGCCGAGCGGTGGCTCGCTGGAGATCGACGGGGAGCCGTCGCGGTTCAAGTCCTCGCGGGTCCTCAGCCGCAAGCACGGTCTGGCCCGGACGTTCCAGAACATCCGGTTGTGCCCCTCGCTGACGGTGCGCGACAACGTGCTGATCGGCATGCACGCGACCTTCCGCTGGTACGACGCCCTGTGGGTGTTCGGCAAGGCGAGCCGGGAGCGGAAGGCCGACGAGTTCGTCACCGAGGTCCTCGAGTTCGTCGGCATCGCCGACAAGCGTGACGAGATCGCCACCGACCTGGCCTACGGCGACCAGCGCCGGGTCGAGATCGCGCGAGCCCTGGCGACCTCACCGCGCCTGCTCCTCCTCGACGAGCCGGCCGCGGGCATGAACCCGCGGGAGGCGCGGGTCCTGGTCGACCTAATCAACCGGATCCACCAGGAGCGGAAGATCTCGGTCGTCGTGATCGAGCACAACATGAACGTGGTGATGAACACGGCGTCCCGGGTGATGGTCCTCGACGCCGGGCTCTGCATCGCGCACGGGGACCCGAAGACGGTCAGTGCCGACTCCCATGTCCTAGAGGCCTACCTGGGAAAGAGGTTCCGCGATGCCTGA
- a CDS encoding ABC transporter ATP-binding protein, with translation MPETLLRVENLTVRYGPVTALHGVDLHVDRGEIVALVGANGAGKSTLLKTISGLIKPVGGEVTFDGRELTRMSAHRIVEAGLVHVPEGRHVFPRFSMRDNLIAGAFSKDFKKAGKRADEVIASTPILARRSGSVAGQLSGGEQQMLVIQRALMADPVMVMLDEPSMGLSPVLADQVLELVSNLRDRGVTVLLVEQNALGALDIADRVYALATGEALYSGRSEELRDDPHFADQFLGVVSADAERRAAEAGEGALAPGVGTTSL, from the coding sequence ATGCCTGAGACCTTGTTGCGTGTCGAGAACCTGACCGTCCGGTACGGACCGGTGACCGCCCTGCACGGTGTCGACCTGCACGTCGACCGGGGTGAGATCGTCGCCCTGGTGGGCGCCAACGGCGCCGGCAAGTCGACGCTGCTGAAGACGATCTCCGGCCTGATCAAGCCCGTCGGCGGCGAGGTCACCTTCGACGGCCGCGAGCTGACCCGCATGTCGGCGCACCGGATCGTCGAGGCCGGGCTGGTGCACGTCCCGGAGGGACGGCACGTCTTCCCGCGGTTCAGCATGCGGGACAACCTGATCGCCGGGGCGTTCAGCAAGGACTTCAAGAAGGCCGGCAAGCGGGCCGACGAGGTCATCGCGAGCACACCGATCCTCGCCCGTCGGTCGGGCAGCGTGGCGGGACAGCTCTCCGGCGGAGAGCAGCAGATGCTGGTCATCCAGCGCGCGCTGATGGCCGACCCGGTGATGGTGATGCTCGACGAGCCCTCGATGGGTCTGTCCCCGGTGCTCGCCGACCAGGTCCTCGAGCTGGTCTCCAACCTGCGCGACCGTGGCGTCACCGTGCTGCTGGTCGAGCAGAACGCACTGGGTGCGCTCGACATCGCCGACAGGGTCTACGCGCTCGCCACCGGCGAGGCCCTGTACAGCGGACGGTCCGAGGAGCTGCGGGACGACCCGCACTTCGCGGACCAGTTCCTCGGCGTCGTGTCGGCCGACGCCGAGAGGCGGGCCGCCGAAGCCGGTGAGGGCGCCCTCGCCCCGGGGGTCGGGACGACCTCCCTTTGA
- a CDS encoding ABC transporter substrate-binding protein encodes MKFKKAYLAAGATLALALFVSACGSDSGGSGGGGDDTITVAVAGPMTGDNGIYGQDQLSGVQFAAKEINDSGGIPDGPLKGKKIKVVKFDDVADPNQGASVAQKICDDTSIMAVFGHSNSSVTLAAEPIYERCGVPLFVSYSSNPEITAELHENLFRTLIDDAKMGSEMASFSHDQLGFKKVGVIASDDDYGDGLKTNFNKTAEEIGLDVAKTVTTSAKQKDFTPQLTELRNAGADSLVLLNTYTDAALQIKQADAMGWDVPIFVTPGSNSPELVKIAGEKAAEGTIVAAVFDPNSSEPGPAKFVNDFTAANGKGPGESAAMSYDSFYVFLTSLEKGAKDRKSVIEKSAEIGTFTLPIRGELMFNETHEPTVVPGKPAQILLQVKDGQIGSYAG; translated from the coding sequence ATGAAGTTCAAGAAGGCGTACCTCGCGGCTGGCGCCACGCTGGCGTTGGCGCTCTTCGTCAGCGCGTGCGGCAGCGACTCGGGCGGGTCCGGCGGCGGTGGCGATGACACGATCACCGTGGCGGTCGCGGGTCCCATGACCGGAGACAACGGCATCTACGGCCAGGATCAGCTGTCGGGCGTGCAGTTCGCAGCGAAGGAGATCAACGACTCGGGCGGGATCCCTGACGGTCCGTTGAAGGGCAAGAAGATCAAGGTCGTCAAGTTCGACGACGTGGCCGACCCCAACCAGGGTGCGTCCGTGGCGCAGAAGATCTGTGACGACACCAGCATCATGGCGGTCTTCGGCCACAGCAACTCCTCGGTCACGCTCGCCGCGGAGCCGATCTACGAGCGCTGCGGGGTGCCGCTCTTCGTCAGCTACTCGTCGAACCCGGAGATCACCGCGGAGCTACACGAGAACCTGTTCCGCACGCTCATCGACGACGCCAAGATGGGCAGCGAGATGGCGAGTTTTTCCCACGACCAGCTCGGCTTCAAGAAGGTCGGCGTCATCGCCTCCGACGACGACTACGGCGACGGCCTGAAGACCAACTTCAACAAGACGGCCGAGGAGATCGGCCTCGACGTCGCGAAGACCGTCACGACGTCGGCGAAGCAGAAGGACTTCACGCCGCAGCTGACCGAGCTCCGCAACGCCGGTGCCGACTCGCTGGTGCTCCTGAACACCTACACGGACGCCGCGCTGCAGATCAAGCAGGCCGACGCGATGGGCTGGGACGTCCCGATCTTCGTCACCCCGGGCTCGAACAGCCCGGAGCTGGTCAAGATCGCCGGTGAGAAGGCGGCGGAGGGCACAATCGTCGCCGCGGTCTTCGACCCCAACTCGAGCGAGCCGGGCCCGGCGAAGTTCGTCAACGACTTCACCGCCGCCAACGGCAAGGGTCCGGGCGAGTCCGCCGCGATGTCCTACGACTCCTTCTACGTGTTCCTGACCTCCCTGGAGAAGGGTGCGAAGGACCGCAAGAGCGTCATCGAGAAGTCCGCCGAGATCGGGACGTTCACACTCCCGATCCGCGGCGAGCTGATGTTCAACGAGACCCACGAGCCGACGGTCGTGCCGGGCAAGCCCGCGCAGATCCTGCTCCAGGTCAAGGACGGCCAGATCGGCAGCTACGCCGGCTGA
- a CDS encoding MmgE/PrpD family protein: MTDILDTMTEWAAELTWDDLPEEVRERAGFALTDTVSTMVGGAPTAAAVIALDYAATAGGSAPLVGRGAATTPANAAFGNGVAASALDFDDGHYLAGAIHPGSVIVPAVLAVADSVTTVADALVAQVVGYEIGLRAAAMLWPKHDLDHYHATGCAGAIGAAAAAAKLLGLDADGLACAIKISWLHAPMSTFGTPMVKESIGWGASTGVAAAQLAEAGFMKVPEGYDIPANEVLPPSPFHQPGAAEDPFVTSIGTRYEVLHTYFKSFGACRYTHAAGAGLLSLLAEHGIAAADIARIRVGTHKAATFLDEVAPRTIDTAQYSFPIVLASLALWGAAGAEEMDASRLDDPERLALAGKFSLEHDADLDQHYPARYPSRVEVETTDGRTVRGVYLDGPGDPGTSFGPAELRQKWQRLLGAMLGETGAQGVLTGLGDPTSTLHAVLVPVWGSK, translated from the coding sequence ATGACAGACATCCTCGACACCATGACCGAGTGGGCCGCGGAGCTCACCTGGGACGACCTGCCCGAGGAGGTCCGGGAACGGGCCGGCTTCGCGCTGACCGACACAGTGTCCACGATGGTCGGCGGCGCTCCGACCGCGGCGGCGGTCATCGCGCTCGACTACGCCGCCACGGCCGGCGGCTCCGCGCCGCTGGTCGGGCGGGGGGCCGCGACCACCCCGGCCAACGCGGCCTTCGGCAACGGCGTCGCGGCGAGCGCGCTCGACTTTGACGACGGGCACTACCTCGCGGGCGCCATCCACCCTGGTTCCGTGATCGTCCCGGCGGTGCTCGCGGTCGCCGACTCCGTGACCACGGTCGCCGACGCACTCGTCGCGCAGGTCGTCGGCTACGAGATCGGCCTGCGGGCCGCGGCGATGCTCTGGCCCAAGCACGACCTGGACCACTACCACGCCACCGGCTGCGCCGGAGCGATCGGCGCCGCGGCCGCGGCCGCCAAGCTGCTCGGGCTGGACGCCGACGGCCTCGCTTGCGCGATCAAGATCTCCTGGCTGCACGCACCGATGTCGACCTTCGGCACGCCGATGGTCAAGGAGTCGATCGGCTGGGGTGCGTCCACGGGCGTCGCGGCGGCACAGCTCGCCGAGGCCGGCTTCATGAAGGTCCCGGAGGGCTACGACATCCCGGCCAACGAGGTGCTCCCGCCGTCGCCGTTCCACCAGCCAGGCGCGGCCGAGGACCCCTTCGTGACCAGCATCGGCACCCGCTACGAGGTGCTGCACACCTACTTCAAGTCCTTCGGCGCGTGCCGCTACACGCACGCCGCCGGAGCGGGCCTGCTCTCCCTGCTCGCCGAGCACGGCATCGCCGCGGCCGACATCGCCCGCATCCGGGTGGGCACGCACAAGGCGGCGACCTTCCTCGACGAGGTGGCGCCCAGGACCATCGACACGGCGCAGTACAGCTTCCCGATCGTGCTCGCCTCGCTCGCTCTGTGGGGCGCTGCTGGAGCCGAGGAGATGGACGCGTCCCGGCTCGACGACCCGGAGCGGCTCGCGCTCGCCGGCAAGTTCAGCCTCGAGCACGACGCCGACCTCGACCAGCACTACCCGGCGCGCTACCCGAGCCGGGTCGAGGTCGAGACGACCGACGGCCGTACCGTTCGCGGCGTCTACCTGGACGGTCCCGGCGACCCGGGCACCTCGTTCGGACCGGCCGAGCTCAGGCAGAAGTGGCAGCGGCTTCTCGGCGCGATGCTCGGCGAGACGGGCGCCCAGGGTGTGCTGACCGGACTCGGCGACCCCACGTCGACGCTGCACGCCGTCCTGGTGCCCGTGTGGGGGAGCAAGTGA
- a CDS encoding oxidoreductase has product MSADPLAPGAAGNLSRLLEPLRLGGRTLRNRIIVTAHATYNIDAEHLPNEDDVAYFVERARGGAALVAMGTTAVHPSSPTPYGIYHNFDDRIVPRYEALSAAVHEHGGLIVPQLGHMGARTDGEAGPVWAPSQVSHHLWGSVPYAMSRADVRTVMEAYASAAKRAVRGGMDGVELSVGHGQMINLFLSPLTNQREDEYGGSDEARFRFCREVLEGVREAVGDALLLVRVNGSDEAPGSLDQDAWLDIDQRIAESGLVDAINVSANFYGSVIPTMAVARGCYLHYARAVKQRVDLPVGAVGRITDPTMAAQALEDGDADFVGMTRAHIADPHLVRKIAEGRTDEIRPCIGCIQMCQGELGRHRNVKCVYNAVTGRERFLREVETTPAAARRRVVVVGGGPAGLETARVSALRGHDVTLFDERAELGGVVRVAARTDGRDGLIDAVDWLGNEVRRLGVDVRLRRTAEAADVLALKPDVVVLATGASEALPLWAEREDRRLLGAADVVSGRPALSGTVAVVDETDRTSGMSAALAAAEQGCSVVLLTARPGPAELVEREVRDDFLQRLVAAGVEIRTSTQVRSWDRGAGVLHCGVGGLAALTYRDVDDHGHVLVRDVPDLAVAADFVVHTWTEPRAELFEDLPDSVDVRAVGDVLNPHRIEGAVHAAFELAASF; this is encoded by the coding sequence GTGAGCGCAGACCCACTCGCTCCGGGCGCCGCGGGCAACCTGTCCCGGCTTCTCGAGCCACTGCGGCTCGGCGGGCGGACCCTGCGCAACCGGATCATCGTGACCGCGCACGCGACGTACAACATCGACGCCGAGCACCTCCCCAACGAGGACGACGTCGCGTACTTCGTGGAGCGGGCGCGCGGCGGCGCGGCGCTCGTCGCGATGGGCACCACCGCGGTGCACCCCAGCTCGCCGACGCCATACGGCATCTACCACAACTTCGACGACCGGATCGTGCCGCGCTACGAGGCGCTCAGCGCCGCCGTGCACGAGCACGGCGGGCTGATCGTCCCGCAGCTGGGCCACATGGGGGCGCGCACGGACGGTGAGGCGGGCCCGGTGTGGGCACCATCCCAGGTGTCGCACCACCTGTGGGGGAGCGTCCCGTACGCGATGAGCCGCGCCGACGTCCGCACCGTGATGGAGGCCTACGCGTCCGCCGCGAAGCGTGCGGTGCGCGGGGGGATGGACGGTGTCGAGCTCTCGGTCGGTCACGGGCAGATGATCAACCTGTTCCTCTCCCCGCTGACCAACCAGCGCGAGGACGAGTACGGCGGATCGGACGAGGCGCGCTTCCGGTTCTGCCGCGAGGTGCTCGAGGGCGTCCGGGAGGCCGTCGGCGACGCGCTCCTGCTGGTCCGGGTGAACGGATCCGACGAGGCGCCCGGATCCCTCGACCAGGACGCCTGGCTCGACATCGACCAGCGCATTGCCGAGTCCGGGCTCGTCGACGCCATCAACGTCTCGGCGAACTTCTACGGGTCCGTGATCCCCACGATGGCCGTCGCACGGGGCTGTTACCTGCACTACGCCCGCGCGGTGAAGCAACGGGTCGACCTGCCGGTCGGCGCCGTCGGCCGGATCACCGACCCGACGATGGCGGCGCAGGCGCTGGAGGACGGCGACGCCGACTTCGTCGGGATGACCCGCGCCCACATCGCCGACCCGCACCTGGTCCGCAAGATAGCCGAGGGCCGCACCGACGAGATCCGGCCGTGCATCGGCTGCATCCAGATGTGCCAGGGCGAGCTCGGCCGCCACCGCAATGTGAAGTGCGTCTACAACGCGGTGACCGGTCGGGAGCGCTTCCTGCGTGAGGTGGAGACCACGCCGGCCGCCGCGCGACGGCGCGTCGTCGTCGTCGGAGGGGGCCCGGCGGGATTGGAGACAGCACGCGTCAGCGCGCTCCGCGGTCACGACGTGACCCTGTTCGACGAGCGAGCCGAGCTCGGCGGGGTGGTCCGGGTCGCGGCGCGGACGGACGGCCGGGACGGCCTCATCGACGCGGTCGACTGGCTCGGCAACGAGGTCCGCCGGCTCGGGGTGGACGTGCGGTTGCGGCGTACTGCGGAGGCCGCGGACGTCCTCGCGCTCAAGCCCGACGTCGTGGTGCTCGCCACCGGCGCCTCGGAGGCGCTGCCGCTGTGGGCCGAACGCGAGGACCGCCGGCTGCTCGGTGCCGCCGACGTCGTCTCCGGACGGCCCGCCCTCTCCGGCACGGTGGCCGTGGTCGACGAGACGGACCGCACCAGCGGCATGTCGGCGGCGCTGGCGGCCGCCGAGCAGGGTTGCTCGGTGGTCCTCCTCACCGCACGCCCCGGCCCGGCCGAGCTCGTCGAGCGGGAGGTGCGCGACGACTTCCTGCAGCGCCTGGTCGCCGCCGGCGTCGAGATCCGCACGTCGACGCAGGTTCGCTCCTGGGACCGGGGCGCGGGCGTCCTGCACTGCGGGGTCGGCGGACTCGCCGCACTGACCTATCGCGACGTCGACGATCACGGGCACGTGCTCGTCCGCGACGTCCCCGATCTCGCCGTCGCCGCCGACTTCGTCGTCCACACCTGGACCGAGCCGCGGGCCGAGCTCTTCGAGGACCTGCCCGACTCGGTCGACGTGCGCGCCGTCGGCGACGTGCTCAACCCCCATCGCATCGAGGGCGCGGTCCACGCTGCCTTCGAGCTCGCAGCCAGCTTCTGA
- a CDS encoding Rid family hydrolase, whose amino-acid sequence MSLPLRPAVAAGDFVAISGQVGVADGALVEGGISAEARQGLANLVAVLEANGLTTADVVKTNVFLTSMDDFAAMNEEYAKVFTEDFPARSAVAVHQLPIGAVFEIEAWAYRGNQR is encoded by the coding sequence ATGTCCCTTCCACTCCGTCCCGCCGTTGCCGCCGGCGACTTCGTCGCCATCTCGGGCCAGGTCGGCGTCGCCGATGGTGCCCTCGTCGAGGGCGGGATCAGCGCCGAGGCCAGGCAAGGCCTGGCCAACCTGGTCGCCGTGCTCGAGGCGAACGGGCTGACCACCGCAGACGTGGTGAAGACCAATGTGTTCCTGACCTCGATGGACGACTTCGCCGCGATGAACGAGGAGTACGCCAAGGTCTTCACCGAGGACTTCCCGGCGCGGTCCGCGGTCGCGGTGCACCAGCTCCCGATCGGCGCGGTCTTCGAGATCGAGGCGTGGGCCTACCGCGGGAACCAGCGGTGA
- a CDS encoding SDR family NAD(P)-dependent oxidoreductase, whose amino-acid sequence MTKPGSVVVTGGSRGIGRAFVVEAARRGYDVFFTHRGRASDAADTVAAAGDTTAVRAVEADLLDRTALEGAVATVLEHGPVHILVNNAGTMAHGLLGELTEEGWRRSFDVHVTAPMVLARGFAESLAATGGAILNVSSTGGVVGSVHGAAYGASKAAILGLTKSLARELAPSVRVNTLAPGPAGTDMYADLPEDERRAVEDETPLGRVAEPREIAKAGLDLCHWTYATGQTLVVDGGRVMT is encoded by the coding sequence GTGACCAAGCCGGGCTCGGTCGTCGTCACCGGCGGCTCGCGTGGGATCGGCAGGGCCTTCGTCGTCGAGGCCGCGCGACGCGGGTACGACGTGTTCTTCACCCATCGGGGACGTGCCTCGGACGCCGCGGACACCGTAGCCGCCGCGGGGGACACGACGGCCGTGCGCGCCGTGGAGGCGGACCTGCTCGACCGGACCGCGCTCGAGGGCGCGGTCGCGACGGTCCTCGAGCACGGGCCGGTGCACATCCTGGTCAACAACGCCGGCACGATGGCCCACGGCCTCCTCGGCGAGCTGACCGAGGAGGGCTGGCGCCGGTCCTTCGACGTGCATGTGACCGCCCCGATGGTCCTGGCCCGCGGGTTCGCCGAGTCGTTGGCGGCAACCGGTGGTGCGATCCTCAACGTGTCCTCCACCGGCGGCGTCGTCGGATCGGTGCACGGCGCCGCCTACGGTGCCAGCAAGGCGGCGATCCTCGGCCTGACCAAGTCGCTGGCCCGCGAGCTCGCCCCGTCCGTGCGGGTGAACACGCTGGCACCCGGGCCGGCGGGCACCGACATGTATGCCGACCTGCCCGAGGACGAGCGCCGTGCCGTCGAGGACGAGACGCCGCTCGGTCGCGTCGCCGAGCCGCGCGAGATCGCCAAGGCGGGCCTGGACCTGTGCCACTGGACCTACGCGACCGGCCAGACGCTCGTGGTCGACGGCGGACGGGTGATGACGTGA